The genomic segment ATGAGGTTCTGGGGCATTTTGGCGCAGGAAAAATGATGCTTAAGCCTGCTGCACCAGGTACCGGAGTTATCGCTGGCGGGCCTGCACGTGCTGTACTGGAACTTGTTGGGGTTCGTAACATCCTCACCAAATGTTTAGGTACTACTAATGCCCACAATGTTGTCAAGGCAACTCTTGATGGATTGAAACAGTTGAAAACTAAGGAACAGATTAAAAAGCTGCGACAAATAGCGGCTTAAGCCGGAGACTGCAATGAGCAAGAAAATTAAGATAACTCAGGTAAGAAGCGCTATTGGTAGACTTGAGAATCAGAAAAAGACCATGAAGGCGCTTGGTTGTAAAATGAATAAATCCAGAATCCATGATGATACTCCTGTTATCAGGGGTATGATCAACACTGTTAAACATCTGGTGAAAATCGAAGAAGTCTAACGGAGAGAATGATGCTTACACTCAGTAATATTAAGCCCTTTCCAGGGTCACATAAAAACAAAAAAAGGGTTGGACGCGGCCAGGGCAGTGGTACAGGTACTACTGCAGGGCATGGAAACAATGGGCACAACGCAAGAAGTGGCCCTTCTTTCAAACCCTATTTCGAAGGTGGACAGACACCACTTACGCGCAGATTGCCCAAAAAAGGTTTTCACAATCCATTTAAAAAACAGTACCAGATTGTTAACCTGAGTTCAATCGAAAAGCTTGAGGGTGTTAAAGAAGTAACTCCTGAAGTTCTTTATGACAAAGGGCTGATTCATGAAGCTGAACTTCCCGTGAAAATACTGGGTGTAGGGGAGCTGACAGAATCTGTTTTGGTGAAAGCTCACGCTTTTTCCAAAACAGCAAAGGAAAAAATTGAAAAAGCTAAAGGGAAAGCAGAGGTAGTTTCAAGTGCTTGAGACCGTAAAAAATATTTTCAGGATTCCGGAGCTCAAAAAACGGATCATATTCACACTGATTATTGTTTTCATTTATAGAATCGGTGGTCACGTACCCACTCCGGGTGTGAATCCAAGTGTGTTGGCAGAGTTTTTTGGCGGTCACCAAAACTCTCTGTTCGGATTATATGATATGTTCGTTGGTGGAGCTTTCAAGCGGCTTACCGTTTTCGCGCTGGGTATCATGCCTTATATCAGTGCATCAATTATAATCCAATTGATGGGAACCGTTTTCCCCTATTTTCATAAGCTTCAGCGTGAAGGGGCGGAAGGCAGGAAGAAAATTACTCAGTACACACGGTATGGAACTGTACTTCTTGCACTGATTCAGGCTGTCGGTATAAGTATTTTCATTCAGAACATTACCTCTGATGCTGGCGAAAGTGCTGTAATACCTTTCATGCAGGGATTTCTATTCACTTTTACTACAGCGATAAGTTTGACCACCGGTACAATACTCATCATGTGGCTGGGTGAGCAGATTACAAGCAGGGGTCTTGGAAACGGTATTTCACTTATAATTTTCATTGGTATTATTGCACGCCTGCCTGAAGCGGTGGTAAGTGAAATTGTGCAGGTAAGTGCCGGGGCACGTCATCCGATGATCTCTCTTATCATTCTTGCGATAATTCTGGCTATGACCGGGTTTATCGTCCTGATGACACAGGCAATGAGAAGGATTCCAATTCAGACACCCAAAAAAGTGGTCGGAACAAAAATGTATGCCGGACAGAATACTGTTCTCCCGCTTAAGCTTAACATGGCTGGTGTTATTCCAATTATCTTTGCTTCCTCACTTATGACATTCCCTGGAATGATACGTAATTTCTTCCCGGAATCAATGGTCATGGAAGATATTTCAAGGATTTTTGCACCGGGTGGAATTCTTTATTCACTCATATATGCGTTATTAATTATATTCTTTACCTATTTTTACACAGCAATTATTTTCAATCCGGTCGATATTGCAGATAACCTGAAGCGTTCGGGTGGATTTATACCTGGAATACGTCCCGGAAAAAAGACTGCTGAGTTCCTTGATAATGTGCTGACAAGAATCACTCTACCAGGATCGGTTTTCCTGGCATTTATTGCAATCGCTCCATTTATGGTGATGAGCGGATTGCGAATAGATTTTTATTTCGGCGGGACCAGTGTGCTCATTGTTGTTGGTGTTGCTCTTGATACACTCCAGCAGCTCGAGTCTCATCTGCAAAATCGCAATTATGAAGGTTTCATGAAAAAGGGCCGTTTACGTGGAAGGAGATAATGATCTCGTAACCGAGAGAATCTATGGCTAAACACGACTCAATACAGGTTGAAGGTACAGTAACAGAAACACTACCAAATGCTTCTTTTAAGGTGCAACTCGAAGGAAAGCATGAGATACTGGCACACATTTCAGGAAAGATGCGTATGAATTATATCCGCATTCTTCCTGGGGATAAGGTGCTGGTTGAGTTGTCGCCTTATGATTTATCACGTGGCCGAATAGTTTATAGGTACAAGTAATTAAAGGAGATCAGCTTGAAAGTCAGGGCTTCGGTAAAAAAGATTTGCAATGGATGTAAAGTAATTAGGCGCAGGGGTATAGTAAGGGTTATATGCACCAAGAGTCAAAAACATAAGCAACGTCAAGGTTGAGATCTTTTTCAGATCAATGTGTTGATGAAATTTCAAACTATAAGAATTGTTAAAGAGGGGGAGCAGAAATGGCTCGTGTAGCTGGAGTCGACATTCCTAATAACAAAAGAGGCCAGATATCACTTACATATATCTTTGGTATAGGTCCAACATCGGCTGTTAAAATACTTAACAAAGCTGGAATAGATCCTGATAAAAAGGTAAAAGACTATTCAGAAGATGAACTTGACCAGATAAGACGTATTATTGATGGCGATTATCAGACAGAAGGTAATCTTCGTGCTGCTACTCGCATGAATATCAAAAGGCTTATGGATATTGGATGTTATCGTGGCTTAAGGCATCGTAGAGGACTTCCTGTAAGAGGACAGCGTACAAAGACAAACAGTCGTACAAGAAAAGGTCCAAGACGTACTATTGCTGGTAAAAAGAAAGCCACTAAGTAATATAATCTTTCAGAATAAGAGGTGTTTTTAGATGAACAAGGATAGCAGTGCAAGTGCAACCAAAAAGATAAAAAAGAAAGCTACTTCTGAAGGGGTAGCTCATATTAGGTCAACTTTTAACAACACAATTATCAACATTACCGATACAAAAGGTAATGTGGTTGCATGGAATACACCTGGTAAGTCCGGTTTTAAAGGATCTCGAAAGAGTACACCTTTTGCTGCCGGTATCGCTGCAGAAGTTGTAGGTAAGCTTGCCTATGATGCAGGGGTTCGCAAACTGGAAGTACATCTGCGGGGTGCTGGTAACGGCAGAGAGAATGCTATTCGGTCACTTGCAGCCGCAGGTTTGA from the Chitinispirillum alkaliphilum genome contains:
- a CDS encoding 50S ribosomal protein L30p (L7e), which produces MSKKIKITQVRSAIGRLENQKKTMKALGCKMNKSRIHDDTPVIRGMINTVKHLVKIEEV
- a CDS encoding 50S ribosomal protein L15p (L27Ae), with the translated sequence MLTLSNIKPFPGSHKNKKRVGRGQGSGTGTTAGHGNNGHNARSGPSFKPYFEGGQTPLTRRLPKKGFHNPFKKQYQIVNLSSIEKLEGVKEVTPEVLYDKGLIHEAELPVKILGVGELTESVLVKAHAFSKTAKEKIEKAKGKAEVVSSA
- a CDS encoding Preprotein translocase secY subunit: MLETVKNIFRIPELKKRIIFTLIIVFIYRIGGHVPTPGVNPSVLAEFFGGHQNSLFGLYDMFVGGAFKRLTVFALGIMPYISASIIIQLMGTVFPYFHKLQREGAEGRKKITQYTRYGTVLLALIQAVGISIFIQNITSDAGESAVIPFMQGFLFTFTTAISLTTGTILIMWLGEQITSRGLGNGISLIIFIGIIARLPEAVVSEIVQVSAGARHPMISLIILAIILAMTGFIVLMTQAMRRIPIQTPKKVVGTKMYAGQNTVLPLKLNMAGVIPIIFASSLMTFPGMIRNFFPESMVMEDISRIFAPGGILYSLIYALLIIFFTYFYTAIIFNPVDIADNLKRSGGFIPGIRPGKKTAEFLDNVLTRITLPGSVFLAFIAIAPFMVMSGLRIDFYFGGTSVLIVVGVALDTLQQLESHLQNRNYEGFMKKGRLRGRR
- a CDS encoding Translation initiation factor IF-1 codes for the protein MAKHDSIQVEGTVTETLPNASFKVQLEGKHEILAHISGKMRMNYIRILPGDKVLVELSPYDLSRGRIVYRYK
- a CDS encoding 30S ribosomal protein S13p (S18e); this encodes MARVAGVDIPNNKRGQISLTYIFGIGPTSAVKILNKAGIDPDKKVKDYSEDELDQIRRIIDGDYQTEGNLRAATRMNIKRLMDIGCYRGLRHRRGLPVRGQRTKTNSRTRKGPRRTIAGKKKATK
- a CDS encoding 30S ribosomal protein S11p (S14e), translating into MNKDSSASATKKIKKKATSEGVAHIRSTFNNTIINITDTKGNVVAWNTPGKSGFKGSRKSTPFAAGIAAEVVGKLAYDAGVRKLEVHLRGAGNGRENAIRSLAAAGLKIVAIKDFTAVPHNGCRPPKKRRV